AGTAAACATTGAGTAAGCGGGTTTGTATTTTATATGAATTGTCCATTTTATTGAGATTACTGGCTACCGACTGAACTACAAAAATATCCGTCATTCCGACGCATGTCGGAATCTACACAACCGTTACTGATGCCGAAATAAATTCGGCATGACGCCTCTAGTAGGCTCATCCGTGGTTCCGTTTTCTTAATCTGTATCGAATAAAAATTGCCGAGAAGTTTAATGTAAACGTTAGTAGCAATAGCACAAGTGTTGTTGCATACTGAATTCCTTTTGTCGCTTCAACATCAGGCGATTGTGTTGACATGATATAAATATGATATCCAAGTTCCATGAACTGGTCTGATAGTGAATCAGGAAGTCTCGGAAGAAAGTACGCCGCGCCGGTAAATAAAATAGGTGCAACTTCACCTGCGCCGCGACTTACTGCAAGAATTCCGCCTGTTAATATTCCCGTCAATGAATTGGGCAGAACTACTTTTCTAATCGTCTGCCATTTGGTTGCACCGAGAGCGAGACTTGCTTCACGCAATTCTCTCGGAACTGTCTTGATTGCTTCTTCAACAGAAACAATGACGACAGGGAGCGTCAGCAATGCCATTGTTAAACTTGCCCAAAGAATGTTCGGTTGTCCCCACACTAATTTTGTTCCGTCAGAAAATA
This portion of the Ignavibacteriota bacterium genome encodes:
- the pstA gene encoding phosphate ABC transporter permease PstA, encoding MKKKLIGKSVTTLTALAAFFVIFAVLFIMGDIVIGGWSTLTWDFLVGNPKEGMTEGGIFPAIVGTFFLVVIMSMAGVPVGAVTAIYLSEYASQKSILARLIRFAVNTLSGVPAIVFGLFGLGFFIQFVGGGLDKVFSDGTKLVWGQPNILWASLTMALLTLPVVIVSVEEAIKTVPRELREASLALGATKWQTIRKVVLPNSLTGILTGGILAVSRGAGEVAPILFTGAAYFLPRLPDSLSDQFMELGYHIYIMSTQSPDVEATKGIQYATTLVLLLLTFTLNFSAIFIRYRLRKRNHG